In a single window of the Rhopalosiphum padi isolate XX-2018 chromosome 1, ASM2088224v1, whole genome shotgun sequence genome:
- the LOC132917744 gene encoding sodium/potassium/calcium exchanger 4-like has translation MVTFENYLQVVNHKNWKAKLYSIILAIFVLIFYCLKSNTRISHESDTKHVTRVLLSINKTKNQKEKSLFEEIFIFEERFYTILCTSVVALYLFLFLGVVCNRYLVPSIHIISHRMKLSQDVAGASVMAAAVACPELFVNILATFFTEGDVGIGTVVGTGLFNILLVPGLCVLMADQEFIHLENWPITRDVSMYLLTISLLVWSLADNKVYAYEAFILIIVYMVYLLILSYSSYFEKIFKYISQQKNKVFDDCSESQPILPLNGVAENGFIVQEHIILPKWKDRIRDKLLNFKELLVWPIVLILKVTVPSCDSLDRVFWIPITMFMCIFWIGCGSFFIVELITIIGNEFSIPDSVMGITLLAIGMSVPEMVSSIAVARQGQGTMALCTALSSSTFDVLICLGVPWFIKAMWFNKDNTSASINVHSRSLDDSAIAVMLCTIGFMMLMCAKTFVLTKKSGGFLVFTWLFICSAMVYNEYATH, from the exons atggTAACATTTGAGAATTATTTACAAGTAGTAAATCATAAAAACTGGAAAGCAAaactttattcaattattttagctatatttgtactcatattttattgtttgaagtCAAATACTCGAATTTCACACGAATCGG atACTAAACATGTCACGCGCGTTTTATTGTCAATCAACAAAACGAAAAATCAGAAGGAAAAATCACTTTTTGAAGAGATTTTCATTTTCGAGGAACGCTTTTATACCATATTGTGTACTTCCGTTGTAGCTTtgtacttgtttttatttttaggggtAGTATGCAATCGTTATTTGGTGCCAAGCATTCATATAATTTCTCACA ggATGAAGTTGAGTCAGGATGTTGCGGGAGCGTCTGTAATGGCTGCAGCAGTAGCATGTCCCGAACTATTCGTCAATATATTAGCTACTTTCTTTACAGAAGGTGATGTCGGAATCGGCACTGTAGTCGGCACTGGCTTATTTAATATACTCTTAGTTCCTGGACTTTGTGTACTTATGGCTGATCAAGag TTCATACACTTGGAAAATTGGCCGATCACACGTGATGTATCTATGTATCTTTTAACTATATCATTATTAGTTTGGTCATTGGCTGATAACAAGGTTTATGCTTACGAAGcgttcatattaattatagtttacatGGTATACTTATTAA TTCTCTCTTATAgctcatattttgaaaaaatatttaaatatatttctcaaCAAAAGAACAAAGTTTTTGACGATTGCAGTGAAAGTCAGCCGATACTTCCTCTAAATG gAGTTGCAGAGAATGGATTTATAGTGCAGGAGCATATTATTTTACCCAAATGGAAGGACAGAATTCgtgataaactattaaatttcaaaGAATTATTAGTATGGCCTATAGTCCTAATTTTAAAAGTGACTGTTCCTAGTTGTGATAGTCTAGATAGAGTTTTTTGGATACCTATTACCatgtttatgtgtatattttggATTGGATGTGGATCATTTTTCATTGTGGAATTGATTACAATTATAG gaAATGAATTCTCAATTCCTGATTCAGTTATGGGCATTACGCTATTAGCAATTGGTATGAGTGTACCCGAAATGGTGTCCAGTATAGCAGTTGCAAGACAAG gacAAGGTACTATGGCTTTATGTACCGCACTAAGTTCATCGACATTtgatgttttaatttgtttgggTGTTCCGTGGTTTATAAAAGCCATGTGGTTCAATAAGGATAACACGAGCGCATCCATAAATGTTCACTCGAGAAGTCTTGACGATAGCGCGATAGCTGTAATGTTATGTACAATTGGTTTTATGATGTTGATGTGCGCCAAAACATTTGTATTAACtaaaaaa tcAGGTGGATTTCTTGTTTTCACATGGTTATTCATTTGTTCAGCCATGGTGTACAATGAATATGCAACGCACTGA